The Cytobacillus firmus genome segment ATCGTATTGCTATCTTCAAGGCGGTCAAGGCTTTTTAGTCCCAGAACGGCATCAATTAGTACTGCAATCCATACAAGGAGGCTTGCGCTTAATAGAATAATGAGCATTTGCAGGTTTCTCATCCTTTTTTAGACGACGTTTTTTAGAGGAGGTGCTGTCAGCTAAATTTTCACTGTGCTGCTGAAGCTTTGGCCAAGCCGCCTCGATTGGGCTGTCGCTTCCTTGATGCATTCAATGAAAGCTTCCTGCACTCCGTTCGCTTCAAGCACTTTTACACCTGCTTCAGTGGTGCCGCCAGGGCTTGTTACTTCCTTCCTAAGCTGCTCGGGGTCCTTGGCTGATCGGGCCAGCATTTCGGCTGCCCCGATGAGTGTCTGGATGATGAATTCTTTCGCCATACCCTTTTCGAGCCCGATTTCTTCCGCGCTTTTTTCCATAGCTTCCGCAAGATAGTAAATATATGCCGGTCCGCTGCCTGACAGGCCTGTTACAGCATCCAGCTGTTTTTCCTCAACAAATGCTGATTTTCCCACTGTATTAAAAATGCCTCTTACTGCTTTCATCTGTTCTTTGGTCACTCTTTCATTAGCCGATAAGGCGCTTGCTGATTTTCCGACTGCTGCTGATGTATTTGGCATTGCTCTTACGACTGGCAGCTTTTTTTCTGCCAAAAGTTCAATGCTTTCGATCGAAACTCCGGCGAGTACGGAAATGATCAGCATGTCTTCCTGTAAATAAGGCTTTATGAGATTGATGGCTTCCTGAGCATCTTTTGGCTTCATCGCTAAAATAACAGCGTCAGCCCCGTTTAACAGTTCACTAAGATTATAAGTGGCCTGAACGCCATAGGCTTTTTGCAGGGATTGCAGCTTTTCCCTGCTGCATCTGTTTGTCACCCAAATATTGCTGCCGGTAATGAGCCGGCTTTCGACGATTCCTGATATTAACGCTTCTGCCATTGATCCTGCTCCTGCAATAGCTAATTTTTTCATTTGCTGTTATTCCTCCTTATTGTTGCTCTATTTACCGGCTGTTAAAAATAAAAAAGCCTTTCCATCCAGTAAAGGACGAAAAGACTTTGCTTCCGCGGTACCACCTTCATTGCCTTTTCTTTCTTCGTGCAGCATGCCTGCCGCAGCCGCTGTGTTTTTGAAAAGGCATCTCGATCCCGATAACGCCGGGGGTGCGTTTAGGTTTTCCTAACAGCTCATAAGGCAGGTTCAATGGTCAAGTGGACGGTGAAGCCTTTCAGCCGTTCGAGCTTCACTCTCTTTCGCCGTTTTCCATTTACTAATCTTATTCATCGCTATTTTTCTGCTGTACAGAAGTACAGCTTTGATTTGTGAAAATCAAATTTTAATTGTGATTATGCAAGAAGACACACTTATTTGTCAAGCGGTATTTTTCAAAAAATTATCAATATTACATAAAAATTATGTGAAAATAATGACAATTACTAAAAAGAACGGTACACTTATTTTTATATATGTAAATTTCTAAATTATGTTATTGAATTCCGTTAATATGTGCGTATGGCAAATGCTGATATTTTAAGGGGATAACAGAACAGTTTACTTAAAGGGAGCATGCCTGCGGAAGTATATAGAAAAACAGCTTTATTTTATTTAAATATAGTGATTTTAGGGGGATTGTAAAATGGCAAAATGGAAGGATGGTATTGCAAAGATTGTTATCCCGACACCTTTTCCTGTCGGCGACGTTAATGTATATGCAGTAAAAGGGGAAAAGCTGACTCTTGTCGATGCCGGGCCTAAAACGGATGAAGCATGGGAAGCTTTAAAATCCCAGCTTAAAGAGCTGAATTTAACTCCCGGTGATTTTGAACAGGTTGTTCTCACGCATCATCATCCCGATCATGCCGGACTGCTTGACTTTTTCCCGGACAATCTTGATGTGTTCGGGCACCCGTTTAACCAAAGGTGGCTGTCCCGTACTGACGAATTTCTAAAATTTCATGATGAGTTTTACATAAAACTGTTTAACGAATTTGGAATTCCTGAAAGGTATGCTTCCTTTATTAACAAAATGAAAAAGACTTTGCGCTATTCCTGCAATCGTACCCTGACAGGAGAGCTGAAGGAAGGCAGCCAGCCTGAAGGGCTTAACGGTTGGACGGTAACGGAGACCCCCGGGCATGCACAGAGCCATATAGGTTTATTCAGGGAGAAAGATGGTGTATTCCTTGGAGGAGACCATTTGCTTGCACACATTTCACCTAACCCTATCCTGGAGCCGCCGCTTCCCGGCAATGCGGAAAGGCCGAAGCCGCAGCTTCAGTATAACGAGTCTCTGAAAAAACTGCGGCAGCTGCCGATATCCCTTTTTTATTCCGGACATGGGGAGGATATTACAAATGTGAATGGGTTAATAAGCGAAAGGCTTGGCCGCCAGCATGAGCGGGCAATGAAAGTAAAGGCATGGCTCGAGTCCGAATCGCTCACTGTTTTTGAGGTGTGCCGCCGCCTTTTTCCGAAGGTTTATGAGAAGGAGCTTTCCCTGACCATTTCTGAAACAATCGCACAGCTTGACTATTTGCATTCAATAGGAGAGATTTATATAAATAAAGAGGATGAAGCATTCTTGTATTCCGCATCAAAAGAGGTGGTTTGATTGTCAGACCGATTAAAAAATAAAAATGTGATTATCACCGGTGCATCAGGCGGAATTGGGGCCCAAATGGCCGTCCTTTGTGCCGAAAGGGGAGCAAATCTTGTCCTTCTTGCCCGCAGCCTTGACAAATTGCAGGAGCTGCAGGCAGACTTGCGGAAGCGCTTTTCAGTCGATGTACATGTGTATAAGCTTGATGTTTCAGACACTGACAAAGTTTCGGCTGTTTTTTCAGAGATCATTGCCCGGTCTGGTCACATAGATGTGCTTGTGAATAACGCCGGCTTCGGTGTTTTCCGCGAGGCGCATGAAGCAAAAGTTGAAGAAATAAAGGGAATGTTTGATGTAAACGTTGTTGGCTTAATGGCCTGCACGAGCATGGTGCTCCCAGTGATGAGGAAACAGAGGAGCGGCCATATTATTAATATCGCTTCACAGGCCGGCAAAATGGCCACACCGAAATCGAGTGTCTATTCCGCAACCAAGCATGCGGTTCTTGGCTATACAAACAGCCTTCGGATGGAGCTTGCTGACAGCAATGTATTTGTGACTGCAGTTAACCCCGGACCGATTGAAACCAATTTCTTTACGATTGCAGATGAAAGGGGCACATACGTGAAAAATGTCAGCAAATTTATGCTTAAGCCTGAATACGTGGCCCGCAAGGTAGTCAATGCCATGCTCCGACCGGTCAGGGAAATCAACCTTCCGCGGTGGATGAATGCGGGGAGCATCATCTATGCCCTTTTTCCGGGCTTGTTCGAAAAAATTGGAAAGCGCGCATTCAATCAAAAATAAGAAGCTAGAAGCTGCAGCCCAATGCCTGCAGCTTCTTTTGTTTTTGGCTGGTGAGGCGTCTATCCCGGGAGAAAGAACCACTTTTAAGAAAAACCGCGTAAAATTTCCATTGAAACCGAACGCATATTCGCTTAATATAATGGGTATACATATACAGAACGGATGTTCCTGTAATATTTTTGGGTTCAGAGGGGCTATGCAGCATAGAAGCTGATAAGCAGAGCCTTATGTTTTTTTGAAGGAGGATGTCGAAGTCATGATTGATTACAGCTCAATGCCGAACGATCAAATTTTGTGTGTTGATATGAAGAGCTTTTATGCAAGCTGTTCTGCTGTCATGCTTGGTCTGGATCCTCTTGACTGCTATCTTGTAATTGCAGGGAATGTGGAACGGAAGGGGAGCGTTGTTCTGGCGGCCTCTCCGCGAATGAAAAAAGAGTTTGGAATAAAGACAGGGTCCCGTCTTTTTGAGGTCCCCCAAGATCCGCGCATTAGAATTGAGGAGCCGAAAATGGCGACTTATTTAAGAATCTCCACTGAAATCACCAGGGTGTTTAACCGTTATGTCCCCAAGGAGGCCATCCATACGTACAGTGTCGATGAAAGCTTTATAAAAGTAGACGGCGCAGTGCATCTCTGGGGTAATGCCCAGACGATTGCCTGGAAAATAAAAGATGATATTGAACGGGAATTTCAGCTTCCCTGTGCCATAGGAATAGGGCCTAATTTACTAATGTCAAAGCTCTGCCTGGATCTTGAGGCGAAAAAAAGGGGAGTTGCACAATGGACGTATGGAGATGTAAAAACAAAGCTGTGGAATATATCCCCGTTACGGGAAATGTGGGGCATCGGCCGCCGTGTTGAAAAGACATTGAATGGAATGGGGGTTTTTACAGTCGGCCAGCTTGCCCGCTATGATCTGGCTAAGCTCGAGAAGAAGTTTGGGATTATGGGCAATCAGCTCTATCACCACGCATGGGGGATTGATTTGTCGGAAATAGGCGCGCCGATCATGGCAGGACAGATCAGCTTCGGTAAAAGCCAGATATTACTGAGGGATTACAAAGAGGAAAAGGAAATTAAGCATGTGGTCCTTGAGATGTGTGAAGAAGTGGCAAGAAGGGCCCGCAGCCACCGCAAAGCCGGCAGAACCATCAGCTTTGGCCTTGGCTACAGCCAGGATGAATTCGGAGGGGGTTTTTACCGCTCCAGGACCGTTGATCAGCCAACCAATATTACGATGGATCTTTATCGGGTCTGCCTCGAGCTTTTTGACGAGAATTATGAGGGGAAAACAGTACGGCAGATTTCCATTTCCCTCGGCAATATTACGGATGATAGCGAAATGCAGCTGAGTCTGTTCGACTTGGATGGCTGGAAAAAAGGGAGCTCGGCTATACTGTCGACCGGATCCGCTCCAAGTTTGGAGGAGGAGCTCTGCTGAGAGCCGTTTCTTATACAGGTGCAGGAACCGCCAAACACCGTGCGACATTGGTTGGCGGCCATAAAATGTAAAAGGGGGGTCAGCTTATGATTCGCGATCGGGGCAGAATTAAATGGACTTCCATGATGCTGCCGGAACATGTAAAGCTCTTAAGAGACTGGGCAAAGGAAGACACATACGAGCAAAAGCGGGAATTGGATGAGCAGAAGCTTGAATATATGAATGAAATTCTTTCAGAGGCAATGGAATTTCAAAAGAACGTCACACTTACACATTACAGGGGCAGAAATTATGAACTGGTCATCGGGAGCATCCATTATTGGGATGACCTTGGCCAAAAGCTTCATATTGTTGATCGGTTTGAGGATATTCACCGTATCTCCATTAATGATATAGCGGATGCCCGGTTTACGGAAGAATAGTGCTGTCTGAACTGGATGAATTCAAGAAAAAAAATGAAAAAAAAAACGGGGATGACTGTCCCCGTTTTCCACCCTTATTGCTTGTCATCGGAGGTTTTCTCCGCGCGGACACAGGATTGGAAAGTTCCTTTATGAGTGCCATCACAAAATGGGATTTTCAAGGATCTCCCGCAGCGGCAAAGGGAAAAGGTTTTTTTTGTTTCGAATTTATTGCCATCCATATCAATTAACTCTACATCACCTGTTACACGCAGCGATCCATTATCCATTACTTTAATCTGCGCCTTGGACATATCCAATCATCCTTTCTAAAAAACTTTATTTGGCGGCTCAATGGCAGCTGTCTCTTTCAGAAGCATGTTATGCCTATCTGTGTTAAAATCAGCATATGCAAAGGGGAGGTAGTTTTACAACATGGAAATAACATTAACTGAATTGGCGGCAGAAAAATTATCGGGACGGATTGCCGGCAAAGATGGATTTATAAAACTAAAGTATGATATAGACGGATGCGGCTGTGTGGTAAGCGGAGTGGCGGCACTCTGGCTTGTTGAAGAGCTTGATGAAGATGACAGGGAAATCCAAACAAACACCGGCAGCATATATGTGGAAAAATCCAAGGAAGTATTTTTGGATGAAAATTTAACGATAGACTTTTCAGAGAAGGCAAATTGCTTTCAGTTAAAAAGCCCGAATCAGTATTTAAACCCAAGAATGAGCTTTATTGATAAAACAAAATAAAATGAAGCAGGCGGCCGCTGAAGGAAGGCGGTCTTTTTAATAGGCTGCATAGGTAAAAATACCCTTCCAAAATTTTGGAAAATAAGGTTTTAATATATTAGTAAAAGGTTAGATAACAAGATGTTTGTCATTATGGGTGAAGAGAGTGCTGATTGGGGGAGATTCGAATGAAGTGGAAGTTACTTTTTCTGGCGGCAGCTTTCCTGATTTTGTCGGGGTGCAGTACAGCAACAATGGGCCAGGCGATTGATGATGGAATTCCATTCAATGTAAAAGAAGTCTTACATAAAGAAAAAGTAAAAGATGGAGTC includes the following:
- the proC gene encoding pyrroline-5-carboxylate reductase encodes the protein MKKLAIAGAGSMAEALISGIVESRLITGSNIWVTNRCSREKLQSLQKAYGVQATYNLSELLNGADAVILAMKPKDAQEAINLIKPYLQEDMLIISVLAGVSIESIELLAEKKLPVVRAMPNTSAAVGKSASALSANERVTKEQMKAVRGIFNTVGKSAFVEEKQLDAVTGLSGSGPAYIYYLAEAMEKSAEEIGLEKGMAKEFIIQTLIGAAEMLARSAKDPEQLRKEVTSPGGTTEAGVKVLEANGVQEAFIECIKEATAQSRRLGQSFSSTVKI
- a CDS encoding MBL fold metallo-hydrolase translates to MAKWKDGIAKIVIPTPFPVGDVNVYAVKGEKLTLVDAGPKTDEAWEALKSQLKELNLTPGDFEQVVLTHHHPDHAGLLDFFPDNLDVFGHPFNQRWLSRTDEFLKFHDEFYIKLFNEFGIPERYASFINKMKKTLRYSCNRTLTGELKEGSQPEGLNGWTVTETPGHAQSHIGLFREKDGVFLGGDHLLAHISPNPILEPPLPGNAERPKPQLQYNESLKKLRQLPISLFYSGHGEDITNVNGLISERLGRQHERAMKVKAWLESESLTVFEVCRRLFPKVYEKELSLTISETIAQLDYLHSIGEIYINKEDEAFLYSASKEVV
- a CDS encoding SDR family NAD(P)-dependent oxidoreductase yields the protein MSDRLKNKNVIITGASGGIGAQMAVLCAERGANLVLLARSLDKLQELQADLRKRFSVDVHVYKLDVSDTDKVSAVFSEIIARSGHIDVLVNNAGFGVFREAHEAKVEEIKGMFDVNVVGLMACTSMVLPVMRKQRSGHIINIASQAGKMATPKSSVYSATKHAVLGYTNSLRMELADSNVFVTAVNPGPIETNFFTIADERGTYVKNVSKFMLKPEYVARKVVNAMLRPVREINLPRWMNAGSIIYALFPGLFEKIGKRAFNQK
- a CDS encoding YolD-like family protein, coding for MIRDRGRIKWTSMMLPEHVKLLRDWAKEDTYEQKRELDEQKLEYMNEILSEAMEFQKNVTLTHYRGRNYELVIGSIHYWDDLGQKLHIVDRFEDIHRISINDIADARFTEE
- a CDS encoding CDGSH iron-sulfur domain-containing protein, with translation MSKAQIKVMDNGSLRVTGDVELIDMDGNKFETKKTFSLCRCGRSLKIPFCDGTHKGTFQSCVRAEKTSDDKQ
- a CDS encoding iron-sulfur cluster biosynthesis family protein; this encodes MEITLTELAAEKLSGRIAGKDGFIKLKYDIDGCGCVVSGVAALWLVEELDEDDREIQTNTGSIYVEKSKEVFLDENLTIDFSEKANCFQLKSPNQYLNPRMSFIDKTK